ttggagagatttaggagagatttcacatacttagagagatttgggagagatttcacatacttggagagatttctcatacttggagagatttgggagagattttaaatatagagagataaagtgaaagagattgggagaggcttcttttgtgacTTTTTTGAGTGCTTGGCTCCGCAACACAAGGtacgtaagccccgttaagccatgtttaaggatcttacacactcccaatgagtatgcaacattgttttatcggtttggttcattacttaccacaattttaggttaaggaaatatAGGTATACAAACTTtccaattgatgatttctcattagaatagcgatttgtatagtaattacctaacgtaagccctagtacacaaggtttaattgagtcgaccggtttgacttgttgactttagttgactatgacttgaccggaaattgacggttgtcacatctcCCCCTGGATGTTTGAGGTTTTAAGCTTATGGTATTAGAAAATTGTCATCTTTGGCATacttgattgatgaaattaaatgtATAAAGATCTGGTCAAATGGAGAAGTCGTGCAAAAGCAAGTGTAGGCATCATAAATAGTATGGGATTGTTCAAAGTTCATATCCAAAAAAGCTGTATCACTTAGAACATTTATTCAGGGAAAGGGGAGATGATTGCAACATATGTTTTGATTGAGATATCTTATGAAGTTTTGTAGCCTACTATTGAATCATATCATAGAAGCAAGGTAGCTTACATACTTGCAAATCATGTTATTTTCACTTCAGGCCTGGTAGAATTTGAAAATTAACAATCTTTTGGTGAAATTTGTCATAGAGCTTATTATGATGCATGACAGGTGTTTGTGGAAGTTCCTGAAAAATAATCTGACCATACCATGTGGTATTCATTCTGTCAGATTTACTAAAATTTTGTGTTATTTATTTGTCACGTAAAAGCATTCTCAAAGAATATTATTCTTACATGATTTGATTCATGGCAGTTATTTTCGTAAAATGTCTAATTTCATTGATGATCAAGGGCTTGAAGATTAGACGATGGCTGAACAACTGTCACCGGTCTTCACAAAGGAAAGAGCTATTCTTCTGATAGAATAATCTACAATAGAATGATATGAGTATATGTAATAATATATTCTGCTAGAATATTCAGGTCGAATAATATACAAGGTTTTGTTTGTTATTAGCGAGTATTTCATTGTCATAGACTATTATATAAAGTTTTTACTTTTAGAAGAATGTAATGAAGATTTTGAAGTTGTATCCAAAAATATGTTAGTAGTCGGTGTTGGCATTCTCATAGAATATCATTCTAATAGAATCATGTATCCTGAAATTCCTAGAAAATATGATCCTACCAGAATGTCATTCTAATAGAATGAAATCGggtttaattataaaaattacgttatacttaaaattaaattaaagtaattaaaaaaattagaattCGTAAAAATTAGAATGTCATTTTCTcggaatgtccgaattaaaagaattatattTGTAAAATcggttttttaaaattaatagaatctatgatcccttaaaaaatgcaattttcctttaataaatctatattaattgactaaattaccgttgtaattaattaagacgatatttttcaattatatttaattcaataatatatattaatcactttctataaataagtaaatttgattgacccacatttatgcatacaataacacaatagatactctaaacaaaataacctaagcacacacacacacacacatatatatatatatatatatatatatatatatatatatatatatatatatatatatatatcttaattaccttataaaacatttttggtcaaatgctgaattttaagtcgtacaaacatacaatgcatttgtacaatcaatttatgcaTTACAAAAAGAGTAAAGTACATATGGTCAACAATTGAAAATGTCAAATCTCTTATCCCCTATTTTTAGGCTATTTTGACCCGGTTCATTCCTTATCTCCGTATTTCTCCAAATCTCGCAATTTCTGTTCACAAATCTTGGATATATATTGCTGACGTttccatttttagggtttaattCATCTTTCAACATTCAACCACCATTGTCACATCCGTCGCTTGACGCGGGTACACGgctaatgtatatatatatatatatatatatatatatatatatatatatatatatatatatatatatatatatatatatatatatatatttcctttCATTTTTTCCAAACACATTTGGTAAGTCCATCAAAATAATTAAGgtatgttttaaatactttttataaataaattgttGTGAACTTTTAAATTTTAGATGGATCAAATTAACAATATTTACATTATGCAACCTAGCATCTCCCACTCCTTATGACCTTAACATAAAATGTTGATTTTTATTTACGAAAAGTAAAATCTACTTTGTAGTAAGAAAAGTCACCACGCCGTTTTTCAATAAGATAAATAAAACATTCAAAGCAAGTACACGAAAAAAAAAATGCTGATTATTTAAAAATTAGTTCCGACCTGCCGGATTCGAACCAGCGACCTAAGGATAACAGCATTTAACCAACTACAGTCCTCCGCTCTACCAACTGAGCTAAGGTCGGCTTGTGTATATTTTGCATCCATTCATTATTTATAGTTTTCTTTTTTGTCTACTAAAAAACCAATTCGATGAGGCGATGATCTGAAAATTACAACTTCCAAGTTTAACTTTTaacaatttgttttaaaattttaataatgcTGATTTTGATTCAAAATCTTTttaattttgttattattaaaggaTTGTATCATTATGAGGCAGGGAGTTTATTAAATTCTGTATTCAATTGAAGTGTTTGCATAAAAAAGTGATTTGCCTTTTGAAAATTGTATATGACTTTTTGTTATAAAGTATTTATAACTTTTTTATGTAATATAAAAGACCAGTGTAATTTTTAATAGATcagatgatttttttttgaacggcaaTAGTTTATTCATGCAAAATATAGTattttttatgcatacaataattTTTCTGCATTACAATAATAACGTTGATATAAAACTTGATCAGTTAGAAAACGAGTCGTAACGTTGATATATGCTAACATGATCAATCCAAATCTGCTAAAAATGTTCTTTCAAAATCAATGATGAATCCAAATCTCTGAGTGGCAAGAAGGAATCTACACTTTTTCAAAATCAATTTTAAAAATCACaagttatttttttcttttatataacGTTGTCATGGTGAAAATATAATGGCTTAATCTAATGTTTATTGTTTAATGGAGTGAAgcaatgaaattttattttattttatttggtcaTTAAATTGTGTAGTCCCACCTAAAAGGGTGTTCATATACTGGGACTTTCCCAGTGCTAATATGCGCCAAGGGTGCGTATGTGAAGACTGCTTTCAGTTGGAAAAGCTGTTAGCTAATATGTATGAGcagtatatatatagagagacCCATATCACAAACAGCAGACAGCGAAATCAATGGCGACTCATACGAGATTCGCGGCGGCGCTGGTGGAGGTGGTGTCTTCTACGATCCACATCCGTCTCCTACTCATCCTTATGATTCTAATTGTATCTGGAAACACCGGCGTATTAGGCGGGAAAAATGCGAGGATTCATATTCCTGATGAACTAGATGATGTGGTGGACGACGAGGAGGATGAAGCGTGGAAGGAATGGGGACGGAAGAAGAAAGTAGCAGAAGAGCCGTTTGATCCGCCACCGACGGATTTCTCGGAGATGGACTTGGCTAAGATGCAGGATGAGATGATGAAACGTCAGCACGGACCGTCATTTGGCTTCGTTAAGCTTCGGTTTGGCGTTCGGCGAACTCCGGTAGCTTGATTCTTCTCCTCTTTGATAATCGATAAACTGCATCCGCATTCCAAGTTTTCCCTATAGTTACCCTAGAAGAGCCACGATTTGTTTTTGAATGATCAAATCCGTTATTTTCTCAACTTCAAGAAACTGATATTAAACCTTCTTTTATCAATTATCATTTATAGGAAGTATTAAAAAAATCTTAACTAGCATAAAAAAGTCAAAATGCAGCTCTTGATTCTTCATCTTTCACAGGCTAGGTTTTAGATCTAGAAGTCTAGAACCAGAGTTTCACTCAAATTAGACTGAACAATGCATGTTGTCAACAAATATAATCCTTAATTGTTTCACTGTTCATTGCTTACCTGTTCAGTAGAGAGCAGAGACAAGCAACCTCTTACAGCCAACAATTTTTTCACAATTTGTATGTCCTGGAATAGGACTCATTACTTTTGTGGATTTTTTCAGCAATTGATGCATTGATTTTTGGGGTGGCTGTTTAGATTGCAAAAATCAGAGTTAGGTCGTACAAATTAGTCAAATTTAGAGAAGCAGACAAGGGTTGCCCTAAACTTACTTAGTATTGATATACTAttacttattattattttgattgatTAATCGGCTGATTTCATAATGGATGGATGGATGGATCATGATTTCATAATTCATACTTTGCAGGATATGATAACGGAAATTGCAATGAAATGGAGCAAAATTGCAAGAACAGGAGCCATTGAGGTGAAATTTATGGGTGTTGATGTGAGCACAATCATGTTCACTCTGGAAAAAGGCCAAGACACTCTAGAGGTTGGTTTTTTCAAATTCAACCATTTATACTATACCatgttttttgtattttatttcattggtTAATTTGTGTTTTGATTGATTATTCAGTTGAAAGAATTTATATTAAGTCAACCAGAGGCATATGAGATTAAGATTGGGGATCGGCTTTTTCGAAGACCAGGAGATCCTtcatttgatgatgtttttgcaGATGACTACAACAAAAAGAACAACATTCATCCCTCAATCCATGAACATGAGAAAGAtgaattataattaaaagttaaaacctAACTCTAAATATTCTCCTTTGGAATTTCTTGCTAGTTTCTGCAACATTCATCCCTCAATCCATGAACATGAGAaagatcattttttttttgtctaattaACTTGGGATTCCATGGGTATAAACGATCAGTTGTTTTAGATTTATGCTATAGTTCACAGATAACGATTTTTCCCCAATTGATTAATCATTCTTTTACTTTTGCATTAATTTGTTAATTTgcataacaataaaataaagatgTAGAACATCTCCAACTCAACACCTGATCTCATTTTTACACCAAATCTGGTATTAAAATTGTTCCAATCAAACACAAATTTCTACACCAAAACGGAATCATATTTGTTTTCCAAGTTTCTATTGTATAATTTGGTCATTCAATCttgaattttattcatttatagTTTATTATTTGTATAATGGCATTTCATATGTAATATTTGTTACTTATGATAATATAATTTGAATTGTTGTTAAATTACGGTATGTattgaatttattttattttcagaacTTATTAAAAAGTTAATGTGatttaataattttaaaacatattaTATAGTTAAATAAAACACATATATACTTGacgtatattatattttataaaacatataattgtATAATTATATAATCTACAAACTTAAGGAAGTAAAAAGAAGATTGGTTAAAATTTGGGAATAGAAGCGgatatacaaataaaaatataaataaaaagggTACTTTTGAAAATCTGTATAAGTTTGTGAAAGTTAATGAAAAACTCTCTGTTGTAGATACACCAGAGttacaatgatatatatatatatatatatatatatatatatatatatatatatatatatatatatatatatatagagagagagagagagagagagagagagagagagagaggtaaatAAATTACAAGAACTAATAGACAAAAACAGAATGGTACAAGAACTATATTTGTCTAATATCCCCCTTCAAGCGAATCGGTGGCGGTCCAAGGCGAAGCATGTGACGAAACTGTTCAAACTGTTGTCGTGGAAGGCTCTTAGTAAAAATGTCCGCTACCTGAAGCTTGGTAGGAACAAACATGGTAACAAGTTTCCCAGATACAACGAGCTCACGAACAAAATGGTAGTCAAGATCGATATGTTTGGCGCGCTTATGAGACACCGGGTTTTGTGTGAGAAATAGGGCACTCTGATTATCACACAAGATGGTCGGACGACCAGTGGGAAGAAAGTGAAGCTCACACAACAAGTGAGTAATCCATATGAGTTCAGCAGCAGTGTTAGCCATGGCTCGATATTCAGATTCACAGCTGGAGCGAGAGACCGTAGGCTGCTTTTTGGCACTCTAGGATACAAGATTACCCCCCAGGAAGATCGAGTACCCATAGGTGGACCGACGCGTATCCAAACAACGAGCCCAATCCGCATCAGAATAACCAACAAGGGTCGTAGATGTAGGTCTCGAAAAAGTTAGACCATAGGAGAGGGTGCCCTTAACATATTGGATAAGCCGCTTGACCGCCTGATAATGATCAATAGTAGGAGCCTGAAGAAACTGGCTAACTTGATTCACGGCATAAGAAATATCAGGACGGGTAATGGTCAAATATTGCAAAGCCCCAACAAGAGAACGATAATGGGTCGGATCTTGATAAGGTGTACCAGATGTAACAAAAGAGACACTCGGGGATAGTGGGGTCGCCACGGGCTTCGACTCAAGTAGGCCAGCACGGGAAACAATAGCATGAACATACTTGGACTGACTAAGAAACAACCCGGACGAAAGACGCTTGGCTTCCAAACCGAGAAAGTAGTTGAGGTGACCAAGGTCCTTGATCTTGAATTCGGTGTGAAGCTTGGAGATAAAAGAGCGAATAACAGCCGTATCGGAGCTTGTTAGGATAAGGTCGTCCACATAAATGAGTAAGTATAAGAGACAAGCACCACGTTGAAACACAAACAAAGAGGGATCCGCACGACTGCAAATGAACCCATTTGCCACAAGAAAGGAGCTTAAGCGATgaaaccaggccctaggagcttgtttgaggccataaatGGCCTTGTTAAGCTTGCAAACATGATTAGGGAAACGAGGATCCTCGAACCCGGGTGGTTGCCACATATACACCGTATCGGACAAGTGGCATGAAGAAAGGCATTGTTGACATCAAGTTGGTGGAGCTGCCAGCTATTAATAATAGCAATAGTCAAGACAACCCTGACTGTTGCCGCCTTCACCACCGGGCTAAAAGTATGAGAAAAGTCGAGACCGAGAATTTGACTAAAACCTTGAGCAACAAGGCGTGCTTTATGTCGATCAATAGAGCCATCGACTAAGTACTTGGTCCGAAAGAGCCAACGGCACCCCACTACATTCGTGTTAGCAAGACGGGGAACCAAAGACCAAGTGTGATTTTGTGAAAGTGCATCCATTTCGGAGCGCATGGCGTCAACCCATTTGGAATCCCTGAGAGCCTCAATATGCGTTGTCGGGTCAGCAGAGGCAAATAGAGCAGCATAAAGCCCACCATCAGATGTATGAGAAAGGTCCGCCCAATGCCTTGGTTTAAAAATCCCAGATTTTGCTCGAGTGGTCATGGGGTGCCCGATAGGAGCAACAGGAGCCGGTGCCGATGGAGCAGAGGGCGAGGGTGCAGCAACGTCGACATCGGGTATCGACGAATCCGAATCCGAACCCGATGCAGGTTCAGTGTCGGAGTCGTGATCAGAGTCTGAGGCAGGCACTGTAGAAGCAGGATCGGGTTGGGGGGGGGCTCGACTGGTGATGACGACATGGGAGGATCATCGCATACAGTACAGGGAGCTGGAGGCGAGGCCGTTGGAGCAGGATTTGAGACAGCAGCGGGCACGGACACAcccgaaaaatcatccaaaaaggaGTGAAGTGGTAAATTAACGATTGCGGTGTGCGTGGCAGTGGTGTCAAAAGGAAAACACAACTCATCAAACCGAGCATGGCGTGTGATGTAGATGCGCGATGATCTAGGATCAAGACATAAGTAACCTTTGTATTGGGAGTGATATCCAAGAAAAACGCAGGGAATGCTCCGTGGAGACAATTTATGAGGTGAATAATCCCGCAAATAAGGGTAGACCCGGCACCCGAATGGACGAAAATTATCATAAGATGACACCCGACCAAACAACATCTCAAAAGGCGAACAATAGCTAAGAACTTTCGAAGGCAAGCGATTAATAATATACACCGTGGTGCTAAAGGCATGAACCCAATAAGAGGCGGGTATGTGACCATGAAACATCATGGCAAGGCCCGTTTCAATTATATGACGATGCTTGCGTTCGGATCGTCCATTTTGTTGCGGGGTGTACGGACACGAAATCTGATGAAAAATGTCACGCGAGTTTAATAAGCCCTTCACATGATAGTTTAAAAATTCCATACCCCAGTCACTTTGAAAAACTTTAAGCTTGGTGGAAAATCGATTTTCCACAAAAGTGAGAAATGAGACGAAAACATCATAAAATTCTGATTTGGCCTTGAGTGGATACAACCATGTAAAGCGCGAATAATCGTCCACAAAAGAGACATAGTAGCGATATGAATTAACCGACGAAACGGGTGACGGCCACCATAAATCACAATGCACCAAATCCAATATATGTAAAGCACgtttattattattagaaaatGGCAAGCGACGAGACTTAGCAGGTTCACAAGGAGAGCAAATATTTGGTTTTGGCAACACACTAGAAACAAATAAAAGTCCAAGTTTATTTAACATAGAAATAGTGTTAAAAGACACATGTCCCAATCTGGAGTGCCAAAGTTCAAAAGAGGCACGCGGCTTGGATCCGGCAAAAAACGCATAAGCTTTGGGAGAAGTGGCTAGAACATAAAGCCTACGATCACATTTTCCTTGTGTTAGGACCTGCTTCGTTGTTTGATCCTGAATAAAAAACGATGAAGCAGAGAAAAGAACATCCACAGGATTATCACGTGTTAGTTTACTAATGGATAATAAATTTTTGTTGAGGCAGGGAACCACCAAAACATCCCGCAAGTGAATACCATTAGCAATTTTGGAAGAACCAATACAAGAGATTCTTAGTGTATTACCATTTCCAAATTGCACCGAAGAGTCACCACCATACGGCTCGACATTAGACATCGATCCGATCAAAGACACCATGTGATCGGAGGCGCTGGAATTAACAAACCAATCTGGGCCGGAAGGAGTAACTTGGCACTTGGCTAGAAAAGCTTTGGCGAGATCAACATTATGCATGGGTGAAGGGGACGCAAAAGAGTGAAGTTGAGGGCACTGGTTCGCGTAGTGGCCATTTTGGCGACAAAGTTGACAATGAGGCGGCCAGCGTCCACGACCGCGACCACCACGAAACGAGCAACCGCCCCGACCCCGACCACCATTCGAACCCGAGGAGGGAGTGGCGCCGGCAGAAAAAGCAACTGAGGGAGTGGTGTCGCCGTGAATAGATTTGAGAAAAATTTCATGACCCTCGCCCTAGCCAACAAGTTGCGAAACCCAAAAATAGTCCCGGAAGCACGGATGGCGGTGGAAAATTTCTCAAACGAGGCACCGAGACCGCAAAGAAACCAATGGGTTTTGTCAGTTTCCTCCACCCCTTGACCAGTGGCGGCAAGTTGATCACAAACGAACTTGAATTTTCGGCCAAATTCTGAAACG
The genomic region above belongs to Lactuca sativa cultivar Salinas chromosome 4, Lsat_Salinas_v11, whole genome shotgun sequence and contains:
- the LOC111878514 gene encoding uncharacterized protein LOC111878514, whose protein sequence is MATHTRFAAALVEVVSSTIHIRLLLILMILIVSGNTGVLGGKNARIHIPDELDDVVDDEEDEAWKEWGRKKKVAEEPFDPPPTDFSEMDLAKMQDEMMKRQHGPSFGFVKLRFGVRRTPDMITEIAMKWSKIARTGAIEVKFMGVDVSTIMFTLEKGQDTLELKEFILSQPEAYEIKIGDRLFRRPGDPSFDDVFADDYNKKNNIHPSIHEHEKDEL